In the genome of Saccopteryx leptura isolate mSacLep1 chromosome 10, mSacLep1_pri_phased_curated, whole genome shotgun sequence, one region contains:
- the SS18L2 gene encoding SS18-like protein 2: protein MSVAFVPDWLRGKAQVNQETIQRLLEENDQLIRCIVEYQNKGRANECVQYQHVLHRNLIYLATIADANPTSPSKVME from the exons ATGTCGGTGGCCTTCGTACCAGACTGGCTGCGAGGCAAAGCGCAAGTCAATCAGGAGACGATCCAGAGG CTCCTGGAGGAGAATGACCAGCTGATCCGCTGTATCGTGGAGTATCAGAACAAAGGCCGGGCGAATGAGTGCGTCCA GTACCAGCATGTGTTACATAGAAATCTCATCTATTTGGCTACCATTGCGGATGCCAACCCAACCAGTCCTTCAAAAGTAATGGAATGA